From one Rosa rugosa chromosome 4, drRosRugo1.1, whole genome shotgun sequence genomic stretch:
- the LOC133707544 gene encoding VQ motif-containing protein 9 → MDNTSSSSTENSTGTTRDQYLKHLNKLSHKISKPIIRKPNFDPPPPPPPPPPAPIPNPQNQNAPLQLQSSASQPQQPPNQHQPPVYNINKNDFRDVVQKLTGSPAHTPDRFATPPPIHPPKTQSSRLQRIRPPPLAQLAARPPSLLDGAVSAQPNNTNNPLIPPMGTAAAHFGGVIGRSTAPLSPLPPFPTVHAAAESPVSAYMRFLHNSLSSGDSNQNMNQKQQHFSGFSPLAPLVSPRWTNLTPPPPQPEQNQNQSQQLPQPEQAMAPSSEPPQPPQFASSQPQFAMPPSPLPFGCLNSPRSQYNLLSPSQLGFPQLPLSPTVPVPSPRWRGF, encoded by the coding sequence ATGGATAACACCTCATCTTCTTCTACTGAAAACTCCACTGGTACCACTAGGGATCAGTACCTGAAGCACCTCAACAAGCTTTCCCACAAGATCTCCAAGCCCATAATCCGAAAACCCAATTTCGacccgcctcctcctcctcctcctccgcctcccGCTCCGATTCCCAACCCCCAAAACCAAAACGCACCGCTTCAGCTCCAATCCTCTGCTTCGCAGCCTCAGCAGCCGCCCAATCAGCACCAGCCTCCGGTCTACAACATCAACAAGAACGATTTCAGGGATGTGGTTCAGAAGCTGACCGGTTCGCCGGCCCACACGCCGGACCGGTTCGCGACTCCTCCGCCGATTCACCCGCCGAAAACACAAAGCTCGAGGCTCCAGCGCATCCGCCCTCCGCCGCTGGCCCAGCTCGCCGCCCGGCCGCCTTCTCTTCTCGACGGCGCCGTTTCGGCTCAGCCGAACAACACCAACAACCCTCTCATTCCGCCCATGGGAACCGCCGCGGCTCATTTCGGCGGCGTGATCGGACGGTCCACGGCGCCGCTGTCTCCTCTGCCTCCTTTTCCGACCGTTCACGCGGCGGCGGAGTCTCCGGTCTCGGCCTACATGAGGTTCCTCCACAACTCGCTCTCCTCCGGCGATTCTAATCAGAACATGAACCAGAAGCAGCAGCATTTCTCTGGATTTTCTCCCTTGGCTCCACTCGTCTCGCCTCGCTGGACCAACCTAACTCCACCGCCGCCGCAACCGGAGCAGAATCAGAATCAGAGCCAGCAGCTTCCTCAGCCGGAGCAGGCTATGGCTCCCTCGTCGGAGCCTCCACAACCTCCACAGTTTGCTTCCTCCCAGCCCCAATTCGCTATGCCACCGTCGCCGCTTCCATTCGGATGCTTGAACTCGCCTCGGTCGCAGTATAATCTGCTTTCGCCGAGTCAGTTGGGGTTTCCTCAGCTCCCTCTGTCGCCGACTGTGCCGGTTCCAAGCCCTAGGTGGAGGGGTTTCTAA
- the LOC133706597 gene encoding cytochrome c oxidase subunit 6b-1: MAEPQADKHQTLAEQYALEKPDVVTKPVEVKVVETPDNVPSKEVVSEKAEEAPAAPEESPVVTPASEETSEVIPTVAETETKPASEDSSEAAPEESSDSTETSVDQEAVEETPEIKIETAPADFRFPTTNQTRHCFTRYVEYHRCIAAKGEEAPECDKFKKYYRSLCPGEWVDRWNEQRENGTFPGPL; this comes from the exons ATGGCGGAGCCGCAAGCCGACAAACACCAAACCCTAGCTGAG CAATACGCATTGGAGAAACCAGATGTGGTAACCAAGCCTGTTGAAGTAAAAGTGGTTGAGACCCCGGACAATGTACCTTCCAAGGAAGTTGTCTCTGAGAAAGCTGAGGAAGCACCTGCTGCTCCAGAAGAAAGTCCAGTAGTTACACCAGCTAGTGAAGAAACCAGTGAAGTCATTCCTACTGTTGCTGAAACTGAAACCAAACCTGCCTCTGAAGACAGCAGTGAAGCAGCTCCTGAAGAAAGCAGTGATAGTACTGAAACATCTGTTGACCAAGAAGCAGTTGAAGAGACACCTGAAATTAAG ATTGAGACAGCACCAGCAGATTTCCGTTTCCCAACTACAAATCAGACCAGGCATTGCTTTACCCGATACGTAGAATATCATCG GTGCATAGCTGCAAAGGGGGAAGAAGCTCCAGAGTGTGATAAATTTAAAAAGTACTATCGTTCTCTTTGCCCCGGTGAATGG GTGGATAGATGGAATGAGCAAAGGGAGAACGGAACCTTTCCAGGTCCTCTGTAG
- the LOC133742644 gene encoding histone H3.3 yields the protein MARTKQTARKSTGGKAPRKQLATKAARKSAPTTGGVKKPHRYRPGTVALREIRKYQKSTELLIRKLPFQRLVREIAQDFKTDLRFQSHAVLALQEAAEAYLVGLFEDTNLCAIHAKRVTIMPKDIQLARRIRGERA from the exons ATGGCCCGTACCAAGCAGACTGCTCGTAAGTCCACCGGAGGCAAGGCTCCAAGGAAGCAATTGGCTACCAAG GCTGCTCGTAAGTCGGCCCCGACCACCGGAGGTGTGAAGAAGCCCCACAGATACCGCCCCGGAACTGTTGCCCTTCG TGAAATCCGCAAGTACCAGAAGAGCACGGAGCTACTGATCAGGAAGCTCCCGTTCCAGAGGCTGGTTCGTGAGATTGCGCAGGACTTCAAGACTGACCTGCGTTTCCAGAGCCATGCTGTTTTGGCACTGCAGGAGGCGGCTGAGGCCTACCTTGTTGGGTTGTTTGAGGACACAAATCTCTGTGCCATTCATGCCAAGCGCGTCACTATTATGCCCAAGGATATCCAGCTCGCCAGGAGAATCAGGGGCGAGAGGGCTTAA
- the LOC133742642 gene encoding serine--tRNA ligase, chloroplastic/mitochondrial isoform X2 — MGFGGTTLQTLKLAAIPSPSFSFRSVFNPLSKTILYRHSHTQRPQAPLFFVKGFSVSAVQATSPAAPKATSPDEKGVKPQWKAAIDFKWIRENKDAVAANINKRNSNANLELVLQLHNQMLNLQKEVERLRAERNAVANKMKGKLEPSERQKLIEEGKNLKEGLLTLEEDLLKLTGELQQEAQCIPNMTHPDVPIGGEDSSTVRKTVGSPREFNFPIKDHLQLGKDLDLFDFDAAAEVSGSKFYYLKNEAVMLEMGLINWTLLEVMKRGFTPLTTPEIVRSSVVEKCGFQPRGANTQVYSIEGSDQCLIGTAEIPVGGIHMDSILSASVLPLKYVAVSHCFRTEAGAAGSATRGLYRVHQFSKLEMFILCQPEESDFYHEELIKIEEDLFSSLGLHYKTLDMASGDLGAPAYRKFDIEAWMPGLARFGEISSASNCTDYQSRRLGIRYRSSEPASTNPKKGKGNLSPPQFVHTLNATACAVPRMIVCLLENNQQEDGSVVIPEPLRPFMGGIELIQPKSR; from the exons ATGGGTTTTGGCGGGACTACCTTACAAACCCTCAAGCTGGCCGCAATTCCTtcaccttctttttctttccgcTCCGTTTTCAACCCATTATCCAAAACCATCCTCTACCGCCATAGCCACACACAAAGGCCTCAAGCTCCTCTCTTCTTCGTTAAGGGTTTCTCAGTCTCGGCCGTACAAGCCACTTCCCCCGCAGCACCAAAAGCAACAAGCCCAGATGAGAAAG GTGTGAAACCGCAATGGAAAGCTGCGATAGATTTCAAGTGGATAAGGGAGAACAAGGATGCTGTTGCTGCCAATATAAACAAGAGGAACTCCAATGCCAATTTGGAACTTGTGCTTCAGCTCCACAATCAAATGTTGAATCTTCAAAAG GAAGTTGAGCGGCTTCGTGCGGAAAGGAATGCAGTGGCAAACAAGATGAAAGGGAAGTTGGAACCCTCCGAGCGTCAAAAACTCATAGAGGAAG GTAAGAATCTGAAGGAAGGCCTTCTTACATTGGAAGAAGACCTGCTTAAGCTTACTGGTGAGCTCCAACAGGAAGCACAATGTATACCAAATATGACTCATCCAGATGTCCCAATAGGCGGGGAGGACAGTTCAACTGTTAGAAagacg GTAGGCAGCCCTCGCGAGTTTAACTTTCCTATCAAGGATCACCTTCAACTTGGAAAGGATCTAGATCTTTTTGATTTTGATGCTGCTGCAGAG GTCAGTGGCTCAAAATTCTACTATCTTAAGAATGAAGCAGTGATGCTAGAGATGGGTCTTATCAACTGGACGCTCTTGGAAGTCATGAAACGGGGCTTCACACCTTTAACAACCCCAGAGATTGTAAGGTCCTCTGTTGTTGAAAAATGTGGTTTCCAACCCCGTGGAGCAAATACCCAG GTTTATTCTATTGAGGGTAGTGATCAATGCCTCATCGGCACTGCAGAGATTCCTGTTGGGGGAATTCACATGGATTCTATTCTTTCTGCATCAGTGTTACCTTTGAAATATGTGGCAGTCTCCCATTGCTTCCGTACTGAGGCAGGTGCTGCAGGTTCAGCAACAAG GGGTCTGTATCGAGTCCACCAGTTCAGCAAGTTGGAGATGTTTATATTATGCCAACCAGAGGAGAGTGACTTTTACCATGAAGAGCTCATAAAAATTGAAGAAGATCTATTCTCATCACTAGGATTACATTATAA AACTCTGGACATGGCATCTGGGGATTTAGGTGCACCGGCTTATCGTAAATTTGATATTGAGGCATGGATGCCTGGTTTAGCGCGGTTTGGTgag ATATCAAGCGCATCAAACTGTACAGACTACCAAAGTCGCCGTCTTGGGATCCGGTATCGTTCTTCAGAACCAGCATCTACAAATCCTAAAAAGGGTAAAGGCAACCTCTCTCCACCACAATTTGTTCATACATTAAATGCAACAGCATGTGCAGTACCACGAATGATCGTCTGCCTGCTGGAAAATAACCAGCAAGAAGATGGCTCTGTCGTTATTCCTGAGCCATTGAGGCCATTTATGGGTGGCATAGAGCTTATACAACCTAAATCTAGATAG
- the LOC133742642 gene encoding serine--tRNA ligase, chloroplastic/mitochondrial isoform X1, translated as MGFGGTTLQTLKLAAIPSPSFSFRSVFNPLSKTILYRHSHTQRPQAPLFFVKGFSVSAVQATSPAAPKATSPDEKGIVGVKPQWKAAIDFKWIRENKDAVAANINKRNSNANLELVLQLHNQMLNLQKEVERLRAERNAVANKMKGKLEPSERQKLIEEGKNLKEGLLTLEEDLLKLTGELQQEAQCIPNMTHPDVPIGGEDSSTVRKTVGSPREFNFPIKDHLQLGKDLDLFDFDAAAEVSGSKFYYLKNEAVMLEMGLINWTLLEVMKRGFTPLTTPEIVRSSVVEKCGFQPRGANTQVYSIEGSDQCLIGTAEIPVGGIHMDSILSASVLPLKYVAVSHCFRTEAGAAGSATRGLYRVHQFSKLEMFILCQPEESDFYHEELIKIEEDLFSSLGLHYKTLDMASGDLGAPAYRKFDIEAWMPGLARFGEISSASNCTDYQSRRLGIRYRSSEPASTNPKKGKGNLSPPQFVHTLNATACAVPRMIVCLLENNQQEDGSVVIPEPLRPFMGGIELIQPKSR; from the exons ATGGGTTTTGGCGGGACTACCTTACAAACCCTCAAGCTGGCCGCAATTCCTtcaccttctttttctttccgcTCCGTTTTCAACCCATTATCCAAAACCATCCTCTACCGCCATAGCCACACACAAAGGCCTCAAGCTCCTCTCTTCTTCGTTAAGGGTTTCTCAGTCTCGGCCGTACAAGCCACTTCCCCCGCAGCACCAAAAGCAACAAGCCCAGATGAGAAAG GGATTGTAGGTGTGAAACCGCAATGGAAAGCTGCGATAGATTTCAAGTGGATAAGGGAGAACAAGGATGCTGTTGCTGCCAATATAAACAAGAGGAACTCCAATGCCAATTTGGAACTTGTGCTTCAGCTCCACAATCAAATGTTGAATCTTCAAAAG GAAGTTGAGCGGCTTCGTGCGGAAAGGAATGCAGTGGCAAACAAGATGAAAGGGAAGTTGGAACCCTCCGAGCGTCAAAAACTCATAGAGGAAG GTAAGAATCTGAAGGAAGGCCTTCTTACATTGGAAGAAGACCTGCTTAAGCTTACTGGTGAGCTCCAACAGGAAGCACAATGTATACCAAATATGACTCATCCAGATGTCCCAATAGGCGGGGAGGACAGTTCAACTGTTAGAAagacg GTAGGCAGCCCTCGCGAGTTTAACTTTCCTATCAAGGATCACCTTCAACTTGGAAAGGATCTAGATCTTTTTGATTTTGATGCTGCTGCAGAG GTCAGTGGCTCAAAATTCTACTATCTTAAGAATGAAGCAGTGATGCTAGAGATGGGTCTTATCAACTGGACGCTCTTGGAAGTCATGAAACGGGGCTTCACACCTTTAACAACCCCAGAGATTGTAAGGTCCTCTGTTGTTGAAAAATGTGGTTTCCAACCCCGTGGAGCAAATACCCAG GTTTATTCTATTGAGGGTAGTGATCAATGCCTCATCGGCACTGCAGAGATTCCTGTTGGGGGAATTCACATGGATTCTATTCTTTCTGCATCAGTGTTACCTTTGAAATATGTGGCAGTCTCCCATTGCTTCCGTACTGAGGCAGGTGCTGCAGGTTCAGCAACAAG GGGTCTGTATCGAGTCCACCAGTTCAGCAAGTTGGAGATGTTTATATTATGCCAACCAGAGGAGAGTGACTTTTACCATGAAGAGCTCATAAAAATTGAAGAAGATCTATTCTCATCACTAGGATTACATTATAA AACTCTGGACATGGCATCTGGGGATTTAGGTGCACCGGCTTATCGTAAATTTGATATTGAGGCATGGATGCCTGGTTTAGCGCGGTTTGGTgag ATATCAAGCGCATCAAACTGTACAGACTACCAAAGTCGCCGTCTTGGGATCCGGTATCGTTCTTCAGAACCAGCATCTACAAATCCTAAAAAGGGTAAAGGCAACCTCTCTCCACCACAATTTGTTCATACATTAAATGCAACAGCATGTGCAGTACCACGAATGATCGTCTGCCTGCTGGAAAATAACCAGCAAGAAGATGGCTCTGTCGTTATTCCTGAGCCATTGAGGCCATTTATGGGTGGCATAGAGCTTATACAACCTAAATCTAGATAG
- the LOC133742642 gene encoding serine--tRNA ligase, chloroplastic/mitochondrial isoform X3 — MKGKLEPSERQKLIEEGKNLKEGLLTLEEDLLKLTGELQQEAQCIPNMTHPDVPIGGEDSSTVRKTVGSPREFNFPIKDHLQLGKDLDLFDFDAAAEVSGSKFYYLKNEAVMLEMGLINWTLLEVMKRGFTPLTTPEIVRSSVVEKCGFQPRGANTQVYSIEGSDQCLIGTAEIPVGGIHMDSILSASVLPLKYVAVSHCFRTEAGAAGSATRGLYRVHQFSKLEMFILCQPEESDFYHEELIKIEEDLFSSLGLHYKTLDMASGDLGAPAYRKFDIEAWMPGLARFGEISSASNCTDYQSRRLGIRYRSSEPASTNPKKGKGNLSPPQFVHTLNATACAVPRMIVCLLENNQQEDGSVVIPEPLRPFMGGIELIQPKSR, encoded by the exons ATGAAAGGGAAGTTGGAACCCTCCGAGCGTCAAAAACTCATAGAGGAAG GTAAGAATCTGAAGGAAGGCCTTCTTACATTGGAAGAAGACCTGCTTAAGCTTACTGGTGAGCTCCAACAGGAAGCACAATGTATACCAAATATGACTCATCCAGATGTCCCAATAGGCGGGGAGGACAGTTCAACTGTTAGAAagacg GTAGGCAGCCCTCGCGAGTTTAACTTTCCTATCAAGGATCACCTTCAACTTGGAAAGGATCTAGATCTTTTTGATTTTGATGCTGCTGCAGAG GTCAGTGGCTCAAAATTCTACTATCTTAAGAATGAAGCAGTGATGCTAGAGATGGGTCTTATCAACTGGACGCTCTTGGAAGTCATGAAACGGGGCTTCACACCTTTAACAACCCCAGAGATTGTAAGGTCCTCTGTTGTTGAAAAATGTGGTTTCCAACCCCGTGGAGCAAATACCCAG GTTTATTCTATTGAGGGTAGTGATCAATGCCTCATCGGCACTGCAGAGATTCCTGTTGGGGGAATTCACATGGATTCTATTCTTTCTGCATCAGTGTTACCTTTGAAATATGTGGCAGTCTCCCATTGCTTCCGTACTGAGGCAGGTGCTGCAGGTTCAGCAACAAG GGGTCTGTATCGAGTCCACCAGTTCAGCAAGTTGGAGATGTTTATATTATGCCAACCAGAGGAGAGTGACTTTTACCATGAAGAGCTCATAAAAATTGAAGAAGATCTATTCTCATCACTAGGATTACATTATAA AACTCTGGACATGGCATCTGGGGATTTAGGTGCACCGGCTTATCGTAAATTTGATATTGAGGCATGGATGCCTGGTTTAGCGCGGTTTGGTgag ATATCAAGCGCATCAAACTGTACAGACTACCAAAGTCGCCGTCTTGGGATCCGGTATCGTTCTTCAGAACCAGCATCTACAAATCCTAAAAAGGGTAAAGGCAACCTCTCTCCACCACAATTTGTTCATACATTAAATGCAACAGCATGTGCAGTACCACGAATGATCGTCTGCCTGCTGGAAAATAACCAGCAAGAAGATGGCTCTGTCGTTATTCCTGAGCCATTGAGGCCATTTATGGGTGGCATAGAGCTTATACAACCTAAATCTAGATAG